A portion of the Luteibaculum oceani genome contains these proteins:
- the uvrB gene encoding excinuclease ABC subunit UvrB, which produces MSQEFKLVSEFQPTGDQPEAIKQLTRGVEDGVFAQTLLGATGTGKTFTIANVIANINKPVLVLSHNKTLAAQLYSEFKSFFPENLVEYFVSYYDYYQPEAYLPVTGTFIEKDLSINEEIEKMRLSATSALLSGRKDVIVVSSVSCIYGIGNPEEFHKSVIHIKKGQVISRNKFLFKLVESLYSRSPEELQRGQFRVKGDTVDIFLAYADHALRVLFWGDEIEEIQTINPESGERLNTFDEINIYPANIFVTGKDTLMMAQEEIAKDLKEQISFFKDIGKSEEAKRLEERVNFDLEMMRELGYCSGIENYSRYFDRRKPGDRPFCIIDYFPDDFLMVIDESHVTVPQIRAMYGGDRSRKVNLVDYGFRLPAAMDNRPLKFEEFEGLLNQIIYVSATPADYELELSEGVIVDQVIRPTGVLDPIIEIRPTENQIDDLIEEIRIRAEKDERILVTTLTKRMAEELNSYLGKLGIRGAYIHSDIDTLERIEILRQLRLGMFDVLIGVNLLREGLDLPEVSLVAILDADKEGFLRSERSLTQTAGRAARNINGLVIMYADKVTDSMERTIEETTRRREKQIEYNTLHGINPTPLNKAIQEGKGVTIKVNGKETKAYVENEELTLAADPVLKYASPDKIKKSIDATRKRMEKAAKEMDFMEAARLRDEMFALQKLLEENE; this is translated from the coding sequence ATGTCGCAAGAATTTAAGCTTGTCTCCGAATTTCAACCCACCGGAGATCAGCCAGAAGCCATTAAACAATTAACACGAGGAGTTGAAGATGGTGTTTTTGCACAAACACTATTAGGTGCAACAGGTACAGGAAAGACATTTACCATTGCAAATGTTATTGCCAACATCAATAAACCCGTGCTTGTACTTTCGCATAACAAAACATTAGCAGCACAGCTTTATAGTGAGTTCAAATCCTTTTTTCCTGAAAACCTAGTTGAGTATTTCGTTTCCTACTACGATTATTACCAGCCCGAAGCTTATCTTCCAGTAACTGGGACTTTTATTGAAAAAGACCTTAGTATAAATGAGGAAATAGAAAAAATGAGGTTGAGTGCAACCTCTGCCCTGCTCTCAGGCAGGAAAGATGTAATTGTAGTTTCCTCGGTCTCTTGCATTTATGGTATTGGTAATCCAGAAGAATTTCACAAGAGCGTTATCCACATTAAAAAAGGACAGGTTATAAGCCGAAATAAATTTCTTTTTAAGCTTGTAGAATCCCTTTACTCAAGGTCACCTGAGGAACTGCAGCGCGGACAATTCAGAGTTAAGGGAGATACCGTGGATATATTTCTTGCCTATGCAGACCACGCATTGCGTGTTTTGTTTTGGGGAGATGAAATAGAAGAGATCCAGACCATAAATCCTGAATCCGGAGAACGATTAAACACTTTTGACGAAATAAACATTTATCCAGCCAACATATTTGTAACCGGTAAGGATACCCTAATGATGGCCCAGGAGGAGATTGCCAAAGACCTAAAAGAGCAAATATCCTTTTTTAAAGACATTGGAAAATCAGAAGAAGCCAAACGCCTAGAAGAAAGGGTAAATTTTGATTTGGAAATGATGCGCGAGCTAGGCTATTGTTCGGGAATAGAGAATTACTCGCGCTATTTTGATAGAAGAAAACCTGGAGACCGTCCTTTCTGTATTATCGATTATTTCCCTGATGATTTTTTAATGGTAATTGACGAAAGCCACGTAACCGTACCTCAAATACGAGCTATGTATGGCGGAGATAGAAGTAGGAAAGTAAACTTGGTAGATTATGGATTTAGACTACCAGCTGCAATGGATAACCGCCCATTAAAATTTGAAGAATTTGAAGGCTTGCTAAACCAAATCATCTACGTGAGCGCTACTCCAGCTGACTATGAATTGGAACTATCTGAAGGGGTAATAGTGGATCAAGTAATAAGGCCGACAGGAGTTTTAGACCCTATAATTGAAATCCGCCCCACGGAAAATCAGATTGACGATTTAATTGAAGAAATTAGAATAAGGGCAGAGAAAGATGAGCGAATACTGGTAACCACGCTTACCAAAAGGATGGCGGAAGAACTCAATTCCTACTTGGGCAAGCTTGGAATAAGAGGCGCATACATCCATTCTGATATTGATACCCTCGAACGCATTGAAATTTTACGTCAACTTAGACTGGGTATGTTTGACGTACTCATAGGGGTGAATTTATTGCGAGAAGGATTAGACCTTCCAGAGGTTTCTCTTGTTGCCATTTTGGATGCCGATAAAGAAGGTTTCTTAAGATCCGAAAGATCTTTAACCCAAACCGCCGGAAGAGCGGCAAGAAATATAAATGGGCTAGTAATTATGTATGCAGACAAGGTTACGGACTCCATGGAACGCACCATAGAAGAAACAACCCGAAGAAGAGAAAAACAAATAGAATACAACACGTTACATGGAATCAATCCAACCCCATTAAATAAAGCCATTCAAGAAGGTAAAGGCGTTACGATTAAAGTTAACGGCAAGGAAACCAAGGCCTATGTTGAAAATGAAGAGTTAACGCTGGCTGCCGATCCCGTATTAAAATATGCGTCTCCAGATAAAATTAAAAAGAGCATCGACGCCACTCGAAAAAGAATGGAAAAAGCTGCGAAAGAAATGGACTTTATGGAAGCCGCTCGACTAAGAGACGAGATGTTTGCCCTTCAAAAATTACTTGAAGAGAATGAGTAA
- a CDS encoding T9SS type A sorting domain-containing protein, which yields MKRFLNFCLLVIVCTQVNGQLSNELLDLKPSNKLEIPAPQQINFTQDLTNDDRGPGYFGEFIEVGSEYSIENGTALSNGKIAKKISIATQEAKSINLILKNVVLKNNAQIITYNPDFPDYELEYGSENLSKNGSMVSFPIKGNKQDIILVANASNDISFTLEKVVYGRKSSTGFGESGSCNINANCPDANGYRDIQKATVLILVNGNGWCTGTLMNNPTFDCTPYILTAGHCMPFNFDDVENWGFAFNYESPNCNSQNVNPTTYTGAIVKTYDGFNDAALLEMDVIPNPTGGVYYAGYSKVDAQFSAACFHHPSGDIKKFSFDGAEIETTFYDEDPTEHLSWKVRWDKGTTEGGSSGSGLINHEGYIVGTLAGGRASCANRLGADYFARIKDVFEYRPVDNSTSYAPHLDPGYARDESVPGFFCSDPKPALDLAIAGISGVPRKVCNELFNPIVEIYNAGLTDPGVFTVRMTDAMNNNLIKEIMVNTGLAPGEKKSVFLGEVGISSDVYAKFEVSSSGTDLREFNNEGFLNIEFIPGLEYLLEIQLDSFPTENAISIIDQNGNLIDSVKFSEDFKMELFTLPICVIPDQCYTLKVYDNYGDGLCCDYGDGYYKLYDNLGNVLADGWNTDPTPQKAQKETHNFCATSIKQHEIKEVKIFPNPVNSSGRIRVDIPNTNENIEYTLISVTGKTVSGGILTNNTIALPELIPGAYIVLFRDNKETRRARILVE from the coding sequence ATGAAGAGATTCCTTAATTTTTGCCTCCTAGTTATTGTTTGTACCCAAGTAAATGGGCAGTTAAGCAATGAATTATTAGACCTTAAACCTTCTAATAAGCTTGAGATTCCGGCACCTCAACAAATAAATTTCACGCAAGATCTTACCAACGACGATAGAGGTCCTGGATATTTTGGTGAATTTATTGAGGTGGGCAGTGAATACAGCATAGAAAATGGTACGGCTTTAAGCAATGGGAAAATCGCAAAGAAGATTTCAATTGCTACGCAGGAAGCGAAATCTATCAACCTAATTCTAAAGAATGTTGTACTTAAGAACAATGCACAAATAATCACCTATAATCCAGATTTCCCCGATTACGAATTGGAATATGGTTCGGAAAACTTATCCAAAAATGGGTCCATGGTAAGTTTTCCAATCAAGGGGAATAAGCAGGATATAATTCTGGTGGCAAATGCTTCTAATGACATCTCTTTTACCCTAGAAAAAGTGGTTTATGGAAGAAAGTCTTCCACTGGATTTGGAGAATCTGGCTCTTGTAATATTAATGCCAATTGTCCGGATGCAAATGGGTACAGGGACATTCAAAAAGCAACGGTTTTAATATTGGTAAACGGAAATGGATGGTGTACGGGAACGCTAATGAACAATCCCACCTTTGACTGCACCCCCTATATTCTAACTGCTGGACATTGTATGCCTTTTAATTTTGACGATGTCGAAAATTGGGGATTCGCGTTTAATTACGAAAGTCCAAACTGCAATTCCCAAAATGTAAATCCCACCACCTATACTGGGGCAATAGTAAAAACCTATGACGGTTTTAACGATGCGGCGCTTTTGGAAATGGATGTTATCCCCAATCCAACTGGTGGTGTGTATTATGCGGGATACAGTAAAGTGGATGCTCAATTTAGTGCAGCGTGTTTCCACCATCCTTCTGGAGATATCAAAAAGTTTTCTTTCGACGGGGCGGAAATTGAAACGACATTTTACGATGAAGACCCCACCGAACATCTTTCTTGGAAAGTTAGGTGGGACAAAGGAACAACAGAGGGAGGATCTTCGGGATCTGGTTTGATTAATCACGAAGGTTACATTGTAGGAACCTTAGCTGGAGGTAGAGCAAGCTGTGCCAATAGACTGGGTGCAGATTACTTCGCGCGAATTAAAGATGTATTTGAATATCGACCCGTAGATAATAGTACCTCTTATGCTCCACACCTTGACCCTGGGTATGCTAGAGACGAATCAGTACCTGGATTCTTTTGTTCTGACCCTAAACCCGCATTGGATCTAGCCATTGCCGGAATATCTGGTGTGCCTAGAAAAGTGTGTAACGAGCTTTTTAACCCCATAGTGGAAATTTACAATGCTGGGTTAACCGATCCAGGTGTGTTTACGGTTAGAATGACTGACGCAATGAACAATAATCTTATCAAGGAAATAATGGTAAATACAGGTCTAGCGCCAGGAGAGAAAAAATCGGTATTCCTGGGAGAAGTTGGAATCTCCAGTGATGTTTACGCCAAATTTGAAGTAAGTTCAAGTGGTACAGACCTACGTGAATTTAATAATGAAGGATTTCTAAATATTGAGTTTATTCCCGGACTAGAATACTTGCTGGAAATTCAATTGGACAGTTTTCCAACCGAAAATGCAATATCTATTATTGACCAAAACGGTAACTTAATTGATAGCGTTAAGTTCTCCGAGGATTTTAAAATGGAACTCTTCACCCTTCCCATTTGCGTGATCCCTGACCAATGTTACACCTTAAAAGTTTATGACAATTACGGAGATGGTTTATGCTGCGACTACGGCGATGGTTATTACAAACTTTACGATAATCTTGGCAATGTTTTAGCCGATGGATGGAACACCGATCCTACCCCACAAAAGGCCCAAAAAGAAACCCATAATTTCTGTGCTACCAGTATAAAGCAACATGAAATTAAAGAGGTTAAAATATTCCCCAACCCAGTTAATAGCAGCGGTCGTATCCGTGTAGACATCCCAAATACCAATGAAAATATTGAATACACTCTTATCTCGGTTACTGGCAAAACTGTGAGCGGTGGAATTTTAACGAACAACACAATTGCCCTTCCTGAGCTTATTCCTGGTGCATACATTGTTTTATTCAGAGATAACAAAGAAACGCGCAGAGCAAGAATTCTTGTGGAATAG
- a CDS encoding prohibitin family protein — protein MEDYRPEGQIQIKNFKLIATIVGALILTIIFWNRITVTIESGHKGVLYERFSGGVSETAQPYGPGFHFIAPWNDMIVYETRQQEMKEKMEVLSSNLLKIELDVTVLYEPVSDDLGLLEVRRGKNYPEKVVRPFTRSVVRQVMAQYLPEEINTTKRELIEDQIFEEVKAKMAENYVQVNDILIRNIVLPPSLQAAIERKLKQEQESLEYEFRIQKAQKEAERKKIEADGIRAFQEIVNKSITKDLLKWKGIEATENLAKSTNSKIIVIGNGDQGLPVILNAEK, from the coding sequence ATGGAAGATTACAGACCAGAAGGTCAAATTCAAATTAAAAATTTCAAGCTTATCGCAACAATCGTGGGAGCGCTTATTCTAACCATTATTTTTTGGAATAGAATAACGGTAACCATAGAATCTGGGCATAAGGGTGTTTTATACGAAAGGTTTAGTGGAGGGGTTAGCGAAACGGCCCAACCATACGGACCAGGTTTTCATTTCATTGCTCCGTGGAATGATATGATTGTATACGAGACTCGCCAACAGGAGATGAAGGAAAAAATGGAAGTGCTTTCATCAAACCTTCTAAAGATTGAGTTGGATGTGACGGTTCTCTATGAGCCTGTTTCCGATGATCTTGGATTACTGGAGGTAAGACGTGGTAAAAATTATCCTGAAAAGGTGGTGCGTCCATTTACTCGTTCTGTGGTTAGGCAGGTTATGGCACAATATTTACCTGAGGAAATTAACACAACAAAGAGGGAATTGATTGAAGATCAGATTTTTGAGGAAGTAAAGGCTAAAATGGCTGAGAACTATGTTCAGGTAAATGATATCCTAATTAGAAACATTGTTTTACCACCAAGTTTACAAGCAGCTATCGAAAGAAAACTGAAGCAAGAACAGGAATCTCTGGAATACGAGTTTAGAATTCAAAAAGCACAAAAAGAGGCGGAAAGAAAAAAGATTGAAGCCGATGGTATCCGAGCTTTCCAAGAAATTGTAAATAAGTCTATTACTAAAGACTTATTGAAATGGAAAGGAATAGAAGCCACAGAAAATCTAGCAAAATCTACTAACAGTAAAATAATCGTTATCGGTAATGGAGATCAAGGGCTTCCGGTAATATTGAACGCGGAAAAATAA
- the fabG gene encoding 3-oxoacyl-[acyl-carrier-protein] reductase translates to MGLLQGKNAIVTGGSRGIGKAICERFAAEGANVAFTFFSSEEKAKKIEDDLKAKGVDALAVKCDAANYEQTEDLVKQVVDKWGGIDVIVNNAGITKDGLLMRMSEEQFDDVVATNLKSVFNTTKAAQRTLLKQRNGSIINLSSVVGVKGNAGQSNYAASKAGIIGFTKSVALELGSRNIRCNAIAPGFIETEMTGALDEKVVQEWRESIPLKRGGSPEDVANLCVFLASDMSAYITGQTIHVCGGMLT, encoded by the coding sequence ATGGGTTTATTACAAGGAAAAAATGCTATAGTAACCGGAGGGAGTAGAGGAATTGGAAAAGCAATCTGCGAAAGATTCGCTGCCGAAGGTGCAAACGTTGCTTTTACCTTCTTTTCATCTGAAGAAAAAGCTAAAAAAATAGAAGACGATCTTAAAGCGAAAGGTGTTGATGCACTTGCGGTAAAATGTGATGCAGCCAACTACGAGCAAACCGAAGATCTTGTGAAACAAGTGGTAGATAAGTGGGGAGGAATTGATGTAATTGTAAATAACGCTGGTATAACCAAAGATGGGTTGCTAATGCGTATGAGCGAGGAGCAATTCGACGATGTTGTAGCAACAAACTTAAAGTCGGTATTTAATACTACCAAAGCTGCTCAACGCACCCTTCTTAAGCAAAGAAATGGTTCGATTATCAACCTTAGCTCTGTTGTTGGAGTTAAAGGAAATGCTGGTCAATCTAACTATGCTGCATCAAAAGCTGGGATAATTGGTTTTACTAAATCAGTGGCTTTGGAATTGGGTTCAAGAAACATTCGATGCAATGCAATCGCCCCTGGATTTATTGAAACTGAAATGACCGGAGCCTTGGATGAAAAGGTAGTTCAGGAATGGAGAGAGTCTATTCCACTTAAAAGAGGAGGCTCGCCAGAAGACGTAGCTAATTTATGCGTTTTCCTTGCTTCAGATATGTCTGCATACATTACAGGGCAAACCATTCACGTTTGCGGTGGTATGTTAACCTAA
- the sucD gene encoding succinate--CoA ligase subunit alpha, which produces MAVLVTKDSKVIVQGFTGKEGTFHAEQCIAYGTNIVGGVTPGKGGQTHLDRPVFNTVADAVKETGADVSLIFVPPAFAADGIMEAANAGIKVIVAITEGIPVADMVRVKEYLANTDARLIGPNCPGVITAEEAKVGIMPGFIFKKGKIGIVSKSGTLTYEAADQVVKAGLGITTAIGIGGDPIIGTTTKEAVELLMNDPETEGIIMIGEIGGNLEAEAAKWVKADGNRKPVVGFIAGETAPKGRTMGHAGAIVGGEDDTAQAKKRIMKENGIHVVDSPATIGQKMAEVMGVTA; this is translated from the coding sequence ATGGCCGTTTTAGTCACAAAAGACTCCAAAGTAATTGTACAAGGTTTCACCGGAAAAGAAGGAACTTTCCACGCAGAGCAGTGCATTGCTTATGGTACTAATATAGTAGGAGGGGTTACTCCAGGAAAAGGAGGACAAACTCACCTAGACCGTCCAGTTTTCAATACAGTTGCTGATGCTGTTAAAGAAACTGGTGCTGATGTATCTCTAATTTTTGTTCCACCAGCATTTGCTGCAGATGGAATTATGGAAGCGGCTAACGCAGGTATTAAAGTAATCGTTGCTATTACCGAGGGTATTCCTGTTGCCGATATGGTACGTGTTAAGGAATATTTAGCGAATACTGATGCAAGACTTATTGGACCTAACTGTCCAGGGGTTATTACTGCTGAGGAAGCTAAGGTTGGAATTATGCCAGGATTCATCTTCAAGAAAGGGAAGATCGGTATTGTATCTAAATCTGGTACTTTAACATACGAAGCAGCAGACCAGGTGGTTAAAGCCGGTTTAGGAATAACTACTGCTATTGGTATTGGAGGGGATCCAATTATTGGAACTACCACTAAAGAAGCGGTTGAGCTTTTAATGAACGATCCTGAAACAGAAGGAATCATCATGATTGGTGAAATTGGCGGAAACTTAGAGGCTGAAGCTGCTAAATGGGTAAAAGCCGATGGTAACCGCAAGCCAGTTGTAGGATTCATCGCAGGTGAAACTGCGCCAAAAGGACGTACAATGGGTCATGCTGGTGCTATCGTTGGTGGTGAGGATGATACCGCTCAAGCGAAGAAGAGAATTATGAAAGAAAACGGAATTCACGTTGTAGATTCTCCAGCTACCATCGGTCAGAAAATGGCTGAAGTAATGGGAGTTACTGCGTAA
- the mnmE gene encoding tRNA uridine-5-carboxymethylaminomethyl(34) synthesis GTPase MnmE, translated as MAYQDENIAAIATPSGAGAIGIIRISGAKAFQILSKFFFPGTGTLNVDSIRGYEMKFGRIKDQNELIDEVVVGFFKAPKSFTGENVVEISCHGSDYILNRVLSLCLKHGARLANEGEFTMRAYLNKKMDLAQAEAVADLISAGNKAAHDLAIKQMKGSVSKEISTLREELLRLASLVELELDFSEEDVEFADRSQLRNISEQIVAKCTELLNSFSLGNAIKKGIPVAIVGAPNAGKSTLLNTLLKENRAIVSDIEGTTRDSIEEEINIAGVGFRLIDTAGIRDTTDKIEELGIVRTFEKVEKAQIIIWLIDGKNIPDQNTFESRKKELYDKLKDNQKVFVALNKSDLENTNLPPYLNLDIKISAKTGDGIQNLEKVLSDYVKELGLDGSSTLISSARHEDALSKAKEAMEGLLNGMDMGIPSDLLAQDMRQALYFLGEITGEISSDEILGSIFSKFCIGK; from the coding sequence ATGGCATATCAGGACGAAAACATCGCCGCAATCGCAACACCATCAGGAGCTGGAGCTATTGGAATTATTAGGATTTCTGGCGCTAAGGCCTTTCAAATTCTCAGCAAATTTTTCTTTCCAGGAACTGGCACCTTAAATGTAGACAGTATCAGAGGATATGAAATGAAATTTGGCCGAATCAAAGACCAAAATGAGCTGATAGATGAGGTGGTGGTGGGATTTTTTAAAGCTCCTAAAAGTTTTACTGGTGAAAATGTGGTAGAAATTTCTTGCCATGGCTCCGATTATATCCTGAATAGGGTGCTTTCCCTTTGCCTAAAACATGGAGCCAGACTTGCAAACGAAGGCGAATTTACCATGCGAGCCTACCTCAACAAAAAAATGGATCTAGCACAAGCAGAAGCTGTTGCGGATTTAATTTCAGCGGGAAATAAGGCTGCACATGATTTAGCTATTAAACAAATGAAGGGCTCAGTATCTAAGGAAATATCAACCTTAAGGGAAGAACTACTCCGTTTGGCATCCTTAGTGGAATTGGAACTAGATTTTTCTGAAGAAGATGTGGAATTTGCAGATCGAAGTCAGCTGAGAAATATTTCGGAGCAAATTGTTGCCAAATGCACCGAGTTACTAAACTCCTTTAGCCTTGGAAATGCCATTAAAAAAGGAATTCCAGTTGCAATAGTTGGAGCGCCTAATGCAGGTAAATCTACCTTGTTAAATACCCTCTTAAAAGAAAACCGAGCTATAGTCTCGGATATCGAGGGGACCACTCGAGACAGCATAGAGGAAGAAATTAACATTGCTGGTGTTGGTTTTAGATTAATAGATACCGCAGGAATAAGGGATACAACTGACAAAATCGAAGAGCTTGGAATTGTAAGAACCTTTGAAAAAGTAGAAAAAGCCCAAATTATTATTTGGCTGATTGACGGTAAAAACATACCTGACCAAAACACCTTTGAGAGCAGAAAAAAGGAGTTGTACGACAAACTAAAAGACAACCAAAAGGTGTTTGTTGCGCTCAACAAATCTGATTTAGAAAACACAAATCTTCCTCCCTACTTAAATCTAGATATCAAAATCTCAGCGAAAACAGGAGATGGAATTCAAAATCTGGAAAAGGTATTATCCGATTATGTAAAAGAACTGGGCTTAGATGGAAGCTCAACATTAATCTCTAGTGCTCGTCATGAAGATGCCCTATCCAAAGCCAAAGAGGCGATGGAAGGATTATTAAATGGAATGGATATGGGAATACCAAGTGATTTATTGGCCCAGGACATGCGTCAAGCTTTGTATTTCTTGGGAGAAATTACCGGTGAAATAAGCTCAGACGAAATTTTAGGCTCCATTTTTAGCAAGTTCTGTATCGGAAAGTAA